Proteins encoded in a region of the Limanda limanda chromosome 17, fLimLim1.1, whole genome shotgun sequence genome:
- the akt1s1 gene encoding uncharacterized protein akt1s1 translates to MASITQLSEPEIPDNHKESWLALLSAVEAYCQKSGCDLAILTACKKFRSSAGDGDGVRKRDSSSAFPRECDFSYSIWGQGFLAESARRYMDDIGVLHSTTMLTAHKHTRQSGGKEGTKLVVDLTSDPGHRGSFTGDGVVGGVSPNSRQYSQNYPSIYSSGAGTGPGAGQNGNEERESSMLEAERGRQSSGIVDLEEECEDEEEEEDMDERRPFGNESAGVFSMDEDSLSRDCEPFFESDGEEESTDGSLSEDAPPPPRGMAMGHSAYSHRHPNPMALARSLPVSVPVWSLRGTRGAQGDGNSGERVGCPDLDHIAASMKALLAPGATDGTEMFGALPRPRLNTGDFSLKH, encoded by the exons ATGGCCTCCATCACGCAGTTGTCCGAGCCCGAGATCCCAGACAACCACAAGGAGAGCTGGCTGGCGCTACTTTCTGCAGTGGAAGCATACTGCCAAAAGTCAGGCTGCGACCTGGCCATACTGACAGCCTGCAAGAAGTTCCGGTCGTCAGCGGGCGACGGCGACGGGGTGAGGAAGCGGGACAGCAGCAGTGCCTTTCCGAGGGAGTGTGATTTCTCCTACAGCATTTGGGGTCAGGGGTTCCTGGCCGAGTCGGCGCGCCGCTACATGGACGACATCGGCGTGCTGCACTCCACCACCATGCTAACAGCCCACAAGCACACACGCCAGTCCGGGGGGAAGGAAGGAACCAAGCTGGTGGTtgacctgacctctgacccgggACACAGGGGG AGCTTCACAGGAGACGGTGTGGTGGGCGGAGTCAGCCCCAACAGCAGACAGTACTCCCAGAACTACCCGTCAATCTACAGCTCAGGAGCCGGTACCGGGCCGGGCGCCGGGCAGAACGGTAacgaagagagggagagcagcatGCTGGAGGCCGAGCGAGGGAGACAGAGCTCTGGGATCGTGGATTTGGAAGAAGAGTGcgaagacgaggaagaggaggaggacatggaTGAGAGGAGACCCTTTGGGAATGAAAGTGCAG GTGTGTTCTCGATGGACGAGGACTCTCTGTCTCGGGACTGTGAGCCGTTCTTTGAATCTGACGGCGAGGAGGAGAGCACTGATG GCTCTTTGAGTGAGGacgcccctcctcctcctcgtggcATGGCCATGGGTCATTCTGCGTACTCGCACCGTCACCCCAACCCCATGGCTCTGGCCCGCTCGCTGCCTGTGTCTGTGCCCGTGTGGAGCTTGAGAGGAACCCGAGGCGCTCAGGGAGACGGCAACAGCGGAGAGCGG gtgGGCTGTCCTGACTTGGATCACATCGCGGCCAGTATGAAAGCCCTGCTGGCCCCCGGCGCCACCGACGGGACGGAAATGTTCGGGGCCCTGCCTCGGCCCCGGCTCAACACCGGGGACTTCTCCCTGAAGCACTGA
- the zgc:195001 gene encoding tripartite motif-containing protein 16: MSGRSPPAGSRLLPNKTSAHPLLPARCPPSPLIWKLIRETLQRLASSAITRPIPSLTPIRAASTEGIMPVPKKAGRQASSPGIIPPWRKNSSAPVEEKLLQYEPNVPEPTTRADFMKYFFQPSLEEKTAQKLLWISEGGSKVARTSDAVCPYPNRPERYDHSPQVLCKENLLGHRGYWEVDYEGWVVIGVVSESAPRKAQEGACGLGENTGSWGVGWSGSCYQVWHNGENVDVKLTPSNTMGVYVDQPAGIIKFLLVEGEGEKEVRLIHKFKASVQEKLFPGFWIGTNSFSLIRKKDQ; the protein is encoded by the exons ATGTCAGGACGATCCCCCCCGGCAGGCAGCCGCCTACTTCCAAACAAAACTTCTgcacaccccctcctccctgctcgCTGTCCCCCCTCCCCACTCATATGGAAGTTAATAAGAGAGACCCTCCAGAGACTCGCAAGCAGTGCAATCACAAGACCCATCCCAAGTTTGACGCCCATCCGCGCCGCGAGCACCGAGGGAATCATGCCTGTGCCCAAGAAAGCAGGTAGGCAAGCCTCCTCACCTGGGATCATTCCACCAT GGAGAAAAAACAGTTCAGCTCCCGTGGAAG agaagctgctgcaATATGAGCCAAATGTCCCTGAACCCACCACCAGGGCTGACTTCATGAAAT ATTTTTTCCAGCCCTCACTGGAGGAGAAAACTGCACAGAAACTGTTGTGGATTTCAGAGGGCGGCTCCAAAGTGGCTCGTACGTCTGATGCAGTCTGCCCGTATCCCAACAGGCCTGAGAGATACGACCACTCACCACAG GTGCTGTGTAAGGAGAACCTGCTGGGCCATCGAGGGTACTGGGAGGTGGACTACGAGGGGTGGGTGGTGATCGGGGTGGTCAGCGAGAGTGCGCCCCGGAAGGCCCAGGAGGGGGCCTGCGGCCTCGGGGAGAACACCGGCTCCTGGGGAGTCGGGTGGTCCGGCTCCTGCTACCAGGTGTGGCACAATGGCGAGAACGTGGACGTCAAGCTCACCCCGTCCAACACCATGGGAGTATATGTCGACCAGCCCGCCGGCATCATCAAGTTCCTGCTGGTGGAGGGGGAGGGCGAGAAGGAGGTGCGGCTGATTCACAAGTTCAAGGCCAGCGTCCAGGAAAAGCTCTTCCCCGGCTTCTGGATCGGCACAAATTCCTTCTCCCTCATCCGGAAAAAGGACCAGTGA